One window from the genome of Cyprinus carpio isolate SPL01 chromosome B1, ASM1834038v1, whole genome shotgun sequence encodes:
- the LOC109081753 gene encoding carbohydrate sulfotransferase 12-like yields the protein MFSIQFILRNWYRLLSKMQKQLKCFFFGGTILIAFFIICWDLRKERTFNLQMSSSLDLTHLKMRQEHRRRIIRELCSASSSLNFTEKLITFDQIPNKALDHLIVDDHHGVIYCFVPKVACTNWKRVMIVLSQNLKAPDGAPYLDPLDIPYKIIHNYTVHKTFNKLWRRFGHYSRPLMHHKLKNYTKFLFVRDPFVRLISAFWDKFVKPDEYFYSHYGSTMLQRYANISKPPDSAKEAFAAGIRLSFTHFIKYLLDPQTEEEKPFNEHWQQMYRLCHPCQIEYDFVGKLETLDDDTEHLLKILGLDNYIHFPPGYENRTAVDWEGEWFANISVADRRKLYNLYETDYKLFEYDKPETLLDE from the coding sequence ATGTTTAgcattcagttcattttaaggAACTGGTATAGACTCCTGTCGAAAATGCAGAAACAGCTCAAGTGTTTCTTTTTTGGGGGAACAATATTGATTGCATTCTTCATAATTTGCTGGGATTTAAGGAAAGAGAGGACTTTTAACCTGCAAATGTCTTCATCACTAGATCTCACACACCTCAAAATGAGGCAAGAACATCGAAGGCGTATTATAAGAGAGCTTTGCTCGGCCAGTAGCAGCCTGAATTTTACAGAGAAATTAATCACATTTGACCAGATTCCAAACAAAGCCCTGGACCACCTCATTGTGGATGATCATCATGGTGTTATTTACTGTTTTGTACCAAAGGTAGCCTGTACCAACTGGAAACGAGTCATGATTGTGCTCAGCCAAAACCTAAAGGCACCTGATGGAGCTCCTTATCTGGATCCTCTTGACATACCATACAAGATAATCCATAATTATACAGTGCATAAGACGTTTAACAAGCTTTGGAGGCGTTTTGGACATTACTCACGTCCTTTGATGCATCACAAACTGAAAAATTACACAAAGTTCCTTTTTGTACGGGATCCTTTTGTACGACTTATTTCTGCTTTTTGGGATAAGTTTGTTAAGCCAGATGAGTATTTCTACAGCCATTATGGATCCACAATGCTTCAACGTTATGCTAATATCTCAAAGCCCCCTGACTCTGCCAAAGAAGCCTTCGCCGCAGGTATCAGATTGTCCTTTACTCACTTTATTAAGTACCTGTTAGATCCACAGACTGAAGAGGAGAAGCCATTTAATGAGCATTGGCAGCAGATGTACAGACTCTGCCATCCGTGCCAAATTGAGTATGACTTTGTAGGCAAACTGGAAACTCTTGATGATGATACAGAACATTTGTTGAAGATTCTTGGGCTAGATAATTACATTCACTTTCCCCCAGGGTACGAGAACAGGACAGCAGTAGACTGGGAGGGAGAGTGGTTTGCAAACATTTCAGTTGCTGACAGGAGAAAACTGTACAATCTTTATGAAACTGActataaattatttgaatatgacAAACCTGAGACACTTCTGGATGAGTGA